The following are encoded in a window of Sinorhizobium sojae CCBAU 05684 genomic DNA:
- a CDS encoding Lrp/AsnC family transcriptional regulator, producing MSDLDAIDRSILRVLQQNGRISNADLAAKVGLSPSACSRRVDLLEKSGTIAGYHARVAHKALDYKIMAIVHISLSGQFAKTLAEFEAAVKLCPNVLVCYLMSGEYDYILRVAAKDLEDYERIHRDWLSALPHVVKINSSFSLREIIDRPNVGI from the coding sequence ATGAGCGACCTCGATGCCATCGATCGTTCGATCCTGCGGGTGCTTCAACAGAACGGCCGGATCTCCAATGCCGACCTCGCCGCGAAGGTCGGCCTGTCGCCGTCCGCCTGCTCCCGGCGGGTCGACCTGCTCGAGAAATCCGGCACGATCGCCGGCTACCACGCCCGCGTTGCCCACAAGGCGCTCGACTACAAGATCATGGCCATCGTGCATATTTCGCTATCGGGCCAGTTCGCCAAGACGCTCGCCGAGTTCGAGGCGGCCGTGAAGCTCTGTCCCAATGTGCTCGTGTGCTATCTGATGTCCGGGGAATACGACTACATCCTGCGGGTGGCGGCGAAGGACCTCGAAGACTACGAACGCATCCACCGCGACTGGTTGTCGGCGCTGCCGCATGTGGTGAAGATCAATTCAAGCTTCTCTCTTCGCGAGATCATCGATCGCCCGAATGTCGGAATTTGA
- the ald gene encoding alanine dehydrogenase translates to MRVGCPKEIKNHEYRVGLTPGSVREYVAHGHEVIVETKAGAGIGADDDAYRAAGARIVPTAKDVFEKSDMVVKVKEPQPSEWTQLREGQILYTYLHLAPDPEQTRGLLSSGVTAIAYETVTDERGGLPLLAPMSEVAGRLSIQAGATSLQKANGGRGVLLGGVPGVLPAKVTIIGGGVVGLHAAKMAVGLGADVSILDRSIPRLRQLDDIFNGRIHTRYSTIDALEEEVFSADLVIGAVLIPGAAAPKLVTREMLSGMKKGAVVVDVAIDQGGCFETSHATTHSEPTYEVDGIVHYCVANMPGAVPITSAQALNNATLHYGLQLADRGLKAVTEDRHLRAGLNVHRGRVTNAAVAEALGYDAFAPEAVLNVA, encoded by the coding sequence ATGCGTGTCGGTTGCCCGAAGGAAATCAAGAATCATGAATACCGCGTCGGCCTGACGCCCGGATCGGTGAGGGAATATGTCGCCCATGGTCATGAGGTCATCGTGGAGACCAAAGCCGGGGCGGGGATCGGGGCGGACGACGACGCCTACCGTGCGGCCGGCGCGCGGATCGTGCCGACGGCCAAGGACGTGTTCGAGAAGTCGGACATGGTCGTCAAGGTCAAGGAGCCGCAACCGTCCGAATGGACGCAGTTGCGCGAAGGCCAGATCCTCTACACTTACCTGCACCTGGCACCCGATCCCGAACAGACGAGGGGACTTCTGAGTTCAGGCGTCACCGCAATCGCTTACGAGACGGTCACGGATGAGCGCGGCGGCCTGCCGCTGCTTGCGCCGATGTCGGAAGTCGCCGGCAGGCTTTCGATCCAGGCTGGGGCCACCTCCCTGCAAAAGGCAAATGGCGGCCGAGGTGTCCTGCTCGGCGGTGTGCCCGGCGTGCTTCCGGCCAAGGTCACGATCATCGGCGGCGGCGTTGTCGGCCTGCATGCGGCGAAGATGGCGGTCGGCCTCGGCGCTGACGTTTCGATCCTCGACCGGTCGATTCCCCGCCTGCGCCAGCTCGACGATATTTTCAACGGCCGTATCCACACGCGTTATTCGACGATCGATGCGCTCGAGGAGGAGGTGTTCTCCGCCGACCTCGTGATCGGTGCCGTGCTCATACCGGGCGCCGCCGCTCCCAAGCTCGTCACGCGGGAAATGCTCTCGGGCATGAAGAAGGGCGCCGTTGTCGTCGACGTTGCCATCGACCAGGGCGGCTGCTTCGAGACTTCGCATGCGACCACGCATTCCGAACCTACCTATGAGGTCGATGGAATCGTGCATTATTGCGTTGCCAATATGCCGGGGGCCGTGCCGATCACATCGGCTCAAGCGCTCAACAATGCGACGCTGCACTACGGGCTCCAACTCGCCGACCGTGGTCTGAAGGCCGTCACCGAAGATCGACACCTGCGGGCGGGTCTCAACGTGCATCGCGGCCGCGTGACGAACGCCGCCGTGGCCGAAGCGCTCGGCTACGACGCCTTCGCTCCGGAGGCGGTGCTGAACGTCGCCTGA
- a CDS encoding DUF1203 domain-containing protein has protein sequence MTLRYIAMPDDEARRIWQGGRDAYGKLPERHISDGDGVPCRHCLRNVEAGQAYLILAYRPFSSAQPYAETGPIFLHADKCLAPDEDSVPPILASSREFLLRGYGADERIVYGTGGVVAQEALEQRAEELLARPDVVFVHVRSARYNCYQCRVERR, from the coding sequence ATGACTTTGCGCTACATCGCCATGCCTGACGACGAGGCACGCCGGATCTGGCAGGGCGGCCGCGACGCCTATGGCAAGCTGCCCGAGCGGCACATTTCAGACGGTGACGGTGTTCCGTGCCGGCATTGTCTTCGCAATGTCGAAGCGGGCCAAGCCTATCTGATCCTCGCATATCGGCCGTTTTCGTCAGCCCAGCCTTACGCTGAAACGGGGCCGATATTTCTGCATGCCGACAAGTGCCTTGCCCCGGACGAAGATTCTGTACCGCCGATTCTCGCTTCAAGCCGGGAATTTCTTCTTCGCGGCTACGGTGCGGATGAGCGAATCGTCTATGGGACCGGCGGGGTGGTCGCCCAGGAAGCGCTCGAACAGCGCGCCGAGGAATTGCTGGCGCGGCCCGACGTCGTCTTCGTGCATGTGCGATCCGCTAGGTACAATTGTTACCAGTGCCGCGTCGAAAGGCGCTGA
- a CDS encoding GNAT family N-acetyltransferase, which produces MQGSKSAAITAQVTKLEMTSPPKQSLPMPVNIHTAILRVLDIPLAYYRFLYLRVGKRWHWTDRLRMGDAELAALLHDKRTSLSVLYVNGAPAGYFELQQRDDDVVEITHFGLMEHALGLGLGKWFLLQTLLAAWAMDPSKVKVSTNSLDHPRALQLYQQFGFSPVATGEATIEPLTDEELLAIAKKL; this is translated from the coding sequence ATGCAAGGATCGAAATCTGCCGCAATCACGGCACAAGTCACCAAGCTCGAAATGACGTCGCCGCCGAAGCAGAGCCTGCCGATGCCTGTGAACATCCATACGGCGATCCTCCGGGTTCTCGATATCCCGCTTGCCTATTATCGCTTTCTTTATCTGCGCGTCGGCAAGCGTTGGCACTGGACGGACCGCCTGCGCATGGGCGACGCGGAACTGGCGGCCCTGCTGCACGACAAGCGAACGTCGCTGAGCGTTCTCTACGTCAACGGCGCACCGGCCGGCTATTTCGAACTGCAGCAGCGGGATGACGACGTCGTGGAGATCACCCATTTCGGGCTCATGGAGCATGCGCTCGGGCTTGGGCTGGGGAAATGGTTCCTGCTGCAGACCCTGCTTGCCGCCTGGGCCATGGACCCGTCCAAGGTCAAGGTCTCGACCAACAGCCTCGACCACCCGCGTGCGCTGCAGCTCTATCAGCAGTTCGGCTTCTCGCCCGTTGCGACGGGAGAGGCTACGATCGAACCGCTGACGGACGAAGAACTGCTCGCAATTGCGAAGAAGCTGTAA